From Roseateles sp. SL47:
GTACCCCGCGACGCGACCACCTGGACACGGCGCGGCCAGATGGCCGCCTGGCCCACCACCGCGCTGATGGCCGCCGCGCCCGGCATCCACACGCCACGTACGGACATCGGCCTGCCGCCGGTCTCCCAGCTGCTGCAAAAACGCGCCACCTCCTCCGCCTTCCTCTACACAGTGGAATCGGGCATGTTCCACCTGCCACTGCGCTTCGACTACATCGGCCAGTTGCAATACCAGCCCATCCGGCCCGGAAGCAAGATCAGCGTGCCCCACATGGTGCTGACCTCCGCCGCGCATCGCCCCGACGGGGATGACGGCCTGGTGGACCCGCGGGTCATCCTGGACGTGAATCTGGCCGCGCGTTATGCGCCGAAGTACCCGGCCAACCTGGATCGTGCGGCGGTCACCGAGGCGGCCTACATCCCGCCCGGCGGGCGCACGCGGGCCAACAAGGCCGTGGAACCCGGCCAGGCGCCCGACAAGGCGGTGACCGAAGGTGAGGTGGTCGCGCTGACCGAGATGTACTCCGCCACCACCTCCGGCCGCATGGCCGCCTACTTCGGCGCGGGCATCAATGCGGGTGCCCCCCGGGACCGCAGCCTGCGCATCCACGCCAAGATGCTCAGCGGCGTCAACTTCGCCAAGGTGAGCGACCTGGCGCAGGGCGAGGTCGTCTCGGTGCCCGGCATGCTACTGCGGGTACGCAAGATCGACGTCGATGCCGGCAAGGGCCGTGCGCCGGGAGCAGCCGGCAAGGACGTGCAGGACCTCGGGCAGGTGGTCTACTTCGAGCAAGTCAACACCTACGATCTGGAAAAGCGCTTCCATGCGATGAAGGGCCCCGACCCCGTGTGGCCGAACGAGGGCGACGAGGTGATGGAACCGCGTTCCGGCCATCTGCTCAAGGCCACGAGCCATCCGGAGGAGAACGCCTGGATCTTCGACCTCGGCGAGGACCGCTTCCGCCGCCACGACGCCGAGAAGGACGCCGAGAAGGACGCCGGCCAGCAGGTGCTGGCGTGGATCAACAACAAGAGCTACTTCCTAGGCCGTGGGCTGGAGGACACCTACCGTTCGGGCGACGCGGGCCCGGCCGAGCGCTCGCGCTGGTTCTATCCCTACAGCGGGGACCAGTCCATGCGGGCCATCAAGGAGGCGACCCACGCTGTGATCCTGGGCAAGGACCCTTTGCTCACCGAGGGCCTGCTGGACATCGCCACCGAAAACGTGCACCACGCGCATTTCCGTGAGGCGGGCGGTTACCTCGCCACGCCTGAGGCCCAGCAAGAGCAGGCGCGGCGCGAGGCCGTACGCGCCGGCGCGGCCGAGGTGGCGGCCAGCATCGACGAGAAGACGCTCGCCAGCCCGCTCACGGCGCGGGACGCCGAATCCTTCAGCTGGTTGCTCACCAGTCTGCTGCGCAAGCGCATCGAGCTGGTCACCCTGGACGAGTCTGGCCAGGCCACTCGCAGGTCCTTCGACACCACCTACGACAAGATCGACCTCAAGCGCGAGGCTGAACTCAGTGACCTCGCGGACAAGCGCTACGAACCCAGCCACGTGATCTGCGTGACCCCGGAGGGCGTCTATGCCCAGCAGGTGCGGGACGGCCGTCGCGAGATGGTGAAGATGGACGAGCCCGGCGGCGCCAACGGCCCCACGCTGGGCGGCCTCATCCATGCGCTGGTGCGCCAGGCCTACCCGGAGGCCGGGACGTATGCGGATACGGGCACGGGCGCGTTGCGGCCGGACAGCTCCGCACGCCACAGCGCGGCGGACATCCTGTCCACCATGAAGGACGCCGCCCATGCGCACTACCTGCCGCTGCAAAGCGCGCTGGTGAAGCAGTTCACCGAAGCGCCGGCGCAGCCCTGAGCGGCCGACGCGCCATCCCGCCGAGGCGCTGCCTGCGCCTGCGTGGACAGCGCCTCGCGCGCGCGCCGTGCCGCCCACCCGACCCACAAGCTGCGATCACCATCCAGGAGGGACGAATGGACACGCCAGTCACGACCATCGGGAGCCGCTCAGGCCTCGGCGAGCCCCCGCAACAGGAGGGCCCGCCCCCCGGCCGGCCAGTATCCTCCAAACCACGCGGCTCGCACGATCTGCAGCACGCGGGTCCGAACCGCCGGCCAACGCTGCCGCCGTCCTCGGGGCCATCCTCGGCACAGGCCCCGCAACAGGCCCCGGATGGGCCGCGGCGCTCCTTCAACCTGCCGGTGGATCTCTCCGTGCACGGTGAACGCAAGGCCCACCTCGGCGCAGGCGTCCGTGCCGGTACGCAGGGCCGAGGGGGGCATGCCAGTGCCGGCATCTCCGCGGACCTGGCGGCCCAGGTGCGCGGCCAGGCGGGTGCCGGGCGGCCCACCCTGGAAGACCTGACGGCGCCGTTGCTGGCGATCAATGGCGAGGCCCAGGCCGGCGCCAGCTTTGATCAATACGCCCGCGCGGGCCTGCCGCCCCTGCGCCTGGCCAACGAGACCCTCGTGGATGAACCCGTGGGCGTCGGGCAGAAGTCACACGGTTTTGTGGGCGCGCGGGCCGAAGCCAAGGGGTCGGTCGGGCCGACCCATGCGCAGGGCCACGTCGAAACCTTCGCGGGCGCCAAGACCGGCGGCCAGGCCGAGCTGACGCTGGGAGACCAGCGCTTCAAGGTCAATGGCGACCTGCGCGCCGGCATCGGCCTGGACGCCTCCGCCTCCGCGGGCCTCAAACGCACGCCGGAGGGGCGCACGCGGCTGCAACTGGAAGGCCGGCTGGGCGGAGCGCTGGGCGTGGGCGGGGCCATTGGCGGCGGTGTCGACCTGGACGTGACGCCGGTGGCGGATGCCGTCGACGCCCTGCCCCGTCCCGCCCGCAACGGCCTCAAGTCCCTCGTGCATACCGGCGGGCGCATCGTGAAATCGGCGGCTGACCTGGGCAAGGCGGCGGTCAAGGCCGTGGGCAAGGTGGCCAAGGAAGTGGTCACCGCACCGGTGCGCTTCATCAAGTCGCTGTTTTCCTGAGCGGGCCTTGTGCCCTGTTCAGACGCCGATTTCGCCTGTTCTTTTCGTTTGCCCATACGTGTTTTTGCATCCACCACCGGCTCCAGTCCTCACCACGATAGCTTGTGAACCTTGAACAACCAGCGAAGGAGTGCCCCACATGCTGCCCCGCCTCATCACCCGTCTTTTCGGCGCCCGACCCGCGCCTGGCCTACGCGCGGCGCGTTCCGGCGAGCGCGCGAAGAACGACTCCCGCTTCACGCCACGCGAGTCGCGCTTCACGATGTACGACACCCGCTTCGCCGTCAGTGAGTCGCGTCTGGACGCCGTCCTGGGCCCGGGTCGCACCTCGTTCGACTCGGGTTTCGCCGAGTCGCACTTTGGCCGCCTGGACCCGCACGCGCTCAACGGGCCGGTGCCGCCTCTGGACATACGGGGCCTGCTGTCCATCGAGGACCGTGCCGACACCGCATCGCCGCACCGCCTGCACGCATGGATCCGCGAGATCAGCGACCAGATCCCGCATATGGAACTCGCCGACCGGGGTTATGCCGCCGATCTGGTGCTCAAGCTGCGCCACCTGCTGGACCATCACGCCGCCTTCGGCCGCGTCTGAGCCCTATCCGCGCCGCGCCGAGGCCGCATGCCTGATCCCATCTCGAAGTTCGCCGACTACTTCAACGTCGCCCGGCTGAACGCCGACCATCCGCTTGCGCAGACGCAGCAGACACCGTCGCTGCCCAGTTCCGCGATTGCGCCGTCGCTGCCGCCGCTGGGTGATCGGCGTTCCGGTGGAGTCAGCCTGCCGCCGCGGGCCGACATCGGCATCGACCGCCTGCTGGCGGAACGGGCATCGGCCACGGCGGGCGCACCCGACGCCGCGGGCACCCCCCCCGCTGCGGACACGGTGGGGGCCCTCTGCGCCCCGGGTGCCCAGCGGGCCGACACGGTACCCCCGCTGATGCTGCGCGCGATGACACGCGCAAGGCTCCGCCTGAGCGACGTCGTCCGGGAGGTGTTTCCCGCCCGGATGCAGTCCACCGACCGGCTCACCGAGACCCTGGCCGGGCTCGACCTCTCCCATGCGGCGCTGGTGCCCGGCCTGCCATCCGCCCCCATCGTGCTGCTGACGCTGGCGCTGGCCCGTGGCAGCCAGGGCCACGCGGCCGATGCCTTGCGTGGCCTGCGGGTGCTGCGGAGGCTGGACGTGGTGCCGGACATCGGGGATGCCTGGCGGCGGCGGGCGGCGCGTCTGGATCCCGCCGCCCCCGGTCCATCGCGGCCGCCGGCGATTGAAACCATCCCGGATCGGGGCGTCACCACAGCCTGGCAGACCCTTGCCGCGCTGGCCACCACGCCGGACGGGCTGGCCCTCAGCCAGGCGCTGCTCAAGCGGCCGGTGGACGACTCGCAGCGGATCGACGTGTCGCTGCTGCTGAAGGCCGCCACCGTGGCGGCCCGTGAAGCCGGCATCGAGCTGGACCCGGAGGCCCTGTTGCAACGCCCGTCCACCGGCCAGACCCTGGCCGGCGCGGCCCTGCTGTGCGCCGCCGCCCGCCTGGCGGGAGACCTGGACTCGGCCGCGCCCCACACCTGGGCCCTGGCGGCTGTGCGCAACGACCTGATGAGCGACGGCCCGGGCTCGGACTTCGCACGGATCAACCAGCGTCTCATGAAGACCGGGCTCTGGGTGGAACGCGCCACCTCGGAGAACGAGGCGCTGGTCCGCCATCCGCTGCGGGAGAAATCCCCGTTCAGGGCGCTGCGGCACGGGGTGCAGCGCGTCGATCGGGGCCCCGCCATCGGGCGCCACAAGGTGGAGCGGGACAAGGCCGTCAACGAGGCGGCCATCGCGCTGCGCGACCACCTGGTGTCCGCGGCCGCCATGCCCGTAGCGCCAGCGACACGCGCTCCCGGTGCCACGGGTGCCACGACGGAAATAGCTCGCCCGATGGATCCTGCCAATGTCAGACAAATGGATATCCCGACGACGCTGCTGCGCGCCGCGGTCCTGGATCACTGCCTGGTGCTCGGTGGGCCGCAAGAGTTGGAGCGCACCGGCTTCGACGGCGCAGCGCTGACCGACATCGCGGCCCGCCTGGACGGACTGCTGCCCCACACGCACCAGCCGGACGAAGATCGCGACCCGCGAGTCGCCGCCTTGCTGACGCGGCCGGACATCCAGGCGCTGGCTCAGCTCAGGCTCGACGCCGACACCTTGTCCAAATGGATTGACGACGCTGAACGCGCCCAGGCCGCTCCGGCCCAGGCGCGGGATCCAGGTGCAGCGCCCCTCGCCGTAGCGCGCACCGCCCTGCAGCACGCCCGCGACGAAGCACTCGGCCGCGACACCCGTGTCCCCGACATCAACCGGGAGACCGTGCGCGAGGCGCTCAAGGACATCATCAGGAACATCGAAGGTTCTTCGCGCCTGCGGCTGTCCGCGGGCGGCATCAGCGGCGTGGGCCTGCGCCAGGTCACCGCCACCATCAGCGCGCTGGCCAGCGCCCTTTTCCTGCGCGGCCGCGTGGACGCCCGGCTGCAGCAAGGCCGCCAGGCCATCTTCGAGATCGCCATGCCGCCCTACGACATGGAGATCGTGCTGGGCTCGCAGCGCCAGTCGGCGCGCAACCTGGGGCTGGGCGCCTTCATCGGGCCGGACCTCGGCGCCGGCAAGATCGGCCTGAACGTGGACGCCACGCTCTGGGCCAGTGAACGGAACCAGCTCAGCGGCATCTCGCTGCGCCTGCCCCGCGTGGGCCGGCCGGTGCCCGAGCTGCGAGAGGAATTCGCCCGCCTGGTCGACCATCTGCTGGATGGCAGCACCGGCGGCCTGGAGGCCGGCAGGCCTGCCGTGCAGCCGTTGCTGCGGCAACTGCTGCAGGCCTTCCCCGACCTCACCGTCAACCAGATCGCCGATGGCGGCGATGGCCGGCGCCGCCATGGCCTGGGCATCGACCTGGCCGGCTCCATCGGCGCGGGATGGTTCAAGGCCACGGGCAGCCTGGGCGCTTATGCCGAGGGCCAGCGGGACGTCAGCCGCCACTACACCGATGCCACCGGGCGCATGCGGGTCTCCCGGACCATCGACGGCCAGACCAACCGCGCGGGCGCCGCGCTGCGGGGTGCGCTCGGTGTGAGCCAGACGGTCGCCAGCAGCACTGGCGACGCGGGCAAGACGGACCTCACCCTGGGTGCCCTGCCGGGCGCGCTGGGCGCCGAACGCATCCTGAACGGCGCGTTCGACCGCCGTGAGGAGGTGTATGAAGACGGTCGGCTTCACCCGCTGTCCTTCGTCGAGCGCGAGTTCCAGGACGTGGACGAGTTCCTCGCCCACCTCCAGCGCGAACTGCCCGACTGGATGGCCGCCGGCGCGCCTCCGGAACGCCTGCAGTTGCTGCTGGACCAGATCAAGACCCATGTCCAGCCAACGCACACTTTCGCGGCGCGCTGGATCGTGACGCCCGAGATGAAGGCCCGTGACGACGCCTACCGCTCCGCCATCACCCTCTTGGAGCCGCTCCCCAACAGCACCGAGGCGGTGGCGGCGCTGCGCGCCGCGGTCGAGTCGCAATGGCAGGACCGGCAGTCGTTGCAGCCCTATTCGATCCGCGCCTATGACCGGCATTCCCGTCAGCAGACCCGCGGGGTGGACCTCGTGGCCCAGCTCGCGGCGGTGGATAGCGCCGAGGCGTCGCACATCGACAACCGGCTGGATGTGAAGCCGCGCAGTGATTTCACGGCGCCGGCCACGGCGTCGGGTGACGCCCCCGAGGACACCAACCCCGCCTTCCTCCGCTCGCCTGAAAGTCCCTTTCAGTCGATGTGGTCGCCGCCGTCCCGGGCCACGCTCCCGCTCTTGCCGTGATGGCCACTCGATCCATTCCCGGGCGTCCGGTGCGGATCGCCTGCGGGTGGACAAGGACGCCTGCGCGTCCGCCCCTCAGGCAAACCGCATCACCGCTTCCGACTCACCCTCCCGGGTGTAACGCAGCTCATGCAGGTCGGGGGCGCCGAAGTCGACGAACAGCTCCGCCCGATGCGCCCCCAGCGTCCAGAACAGCCGCAGGCAGCGCCCATCGCTCTCGCCGACATGGAACTCGCCGGAGAAGGCAGGATGCGTGTTGCGCAGGCGGATCAGGTCCAGCAACTGCCGTACCACGCCATCCTGCAGGCGAGCCTCGATCTCCTCCCGGCTGTAGCGGTGCCGGTTGATGTCCCGCCCGACCCCGGTCTGCCTGAGCAGCGCCATGTCGTTGCGGCCCGCCAGCAGGCCCACGTAATACACCTGCGGAATTCCGGGCATGAAGAACTGCACCGCCCGCGCCAGCAGGTAGTTGCGTTCGTGGCCGCCCAAGGCGTCGAAGAAGGTGCAGTTGACCTGGTACAGATCGAGGTTGGAGGCGGCCGCCCCCGTGGCTTGGCGGCTCTCGCCCTGGCTGTTGTTGTGCACCCATTCCACCAGCGCATCCAGCTCCTGCGGGGGCACCAGGCCGGGGGACCCGGTGCGGTCCGCCGCATCGGCGCCGATGTCGATGATGCCGATGCCGTCATGCGTGTCCAGCACCGTCAGCGCATTGGCCGGACGAATCTCCGCCCAGTGCTTGAGCGGCTCCGCCGTGCGGAAGGCGAAGGCGTGCAGCACCAGCGGCGGCAGCGCGAAGTCGTAGACCCAGTCCACCTGCCGCGCGATCTCGATCTGGCGGCGGTAGTAGCTGTGGATCTCCACCAGCACCTCGATGCCCCGCTGGCGCGCCCGGGCGCTGAAGCCGGCGATGAAATCAAAGGTCTCCGGCATCATGAAGCAGGACTGCCCCGCGCGCTTGATGGCGTAGCCGGCCGCGTCCAGCCGGATGCTGCGGATGCCGGCCTCGGCAAACCGCTGCAGGATCGTATCCAGGTAGGCCTCACCCAGGGGATGCTCCACGTTGATGTCGATCTGCTGCGGCGTGAAGGTGGTCCAGAACACCCGCTTGCTGCCATCCGCCAGCGGCAGCACCGTCAGCGGCAGCCCGGGCCGGGGGCGATACACCTGCGTGAGCAACGCCTCGTTGGCACCGGCCGGAAATACCGCGTCCAGCGTCAGGAACAGGCCCGCATGGGCGGAGTCTTCACCCCGCGCCAGGTAGTCCAGGAACTGCGGCGACTGCGAGGACATGTGGTTGACGATGACATCCGCCATGACCTCGATGCGGCTGCCCAGGTCCGCCAGGTCGGACCAGTCACCCAGGCGTGGGTCGACCTGGGTGTGGTCGATCGGGTCGAAGCCGGCGTCCGCTCCGTCGATCGGATAGAAGAACGGCAGCAGGTGGACGCCGCCGAATGCATCGCGCAGCGGATGGCCGTCCCCCGCCGTGAGCAGGTCGCGCAGGGCCTGGAGACCGCCGCCACCCAGGCGGTCGACATAGGTGATGAGTTGGACTTGGTTCTTCATGAGAGATCGGTGGATCTGATGGATGACTCTATTCGGAGGCACGGACAATGGACGGGGAACCCGCGGGGGCCCGCCCCGGCACCCGCAGGGTGGCGATGGCGGCCAGCAGCATCAGCACCCCGGCCAGGCGCAGCACGTTGCCGGGGTCGCCATGCAGGAAGCGGTCGTAGATCAATGGCAGCGTGAGCATCTGGATGAGCATCGGCAGCACGATGAACATGTTGAAAATGCCCATGTACACGCCGGCGCGCTCCGGCGGAATGCAGCCCGCCAGCATCACGTAGGGGTTGCCCATGATGCTGGCCCAGGCCACGCCGATGCCCAGCATGGGCAGGAAGAGCCAGGCGCGGTCCCGCACCATCGGGATGCACCACATGGCCACCCCCGCGGCCACCAGGCTGACGGCGTGCACCCGCCGCGCGCCCAGCCGCCGGGTGACCGGCAGCATGGCCAGCGCGGCGATGAAGGCCACGAAGTTGTAGAAGCCGCCGATCTGTCCGTTCAGCAGCCCGGCTTCACGGAAGCCGGCCGAGGTGGCGTCGGCGGTGCCAAACAGGGAGCGGGACAGGCAGGGCACGATGTAGATCCAGTAGCACATCATGGCGTACCACTGGAAGAGCTTCATCCACCACAGGCGCCGCATCGTCTCCGGCATCTCCCGCACGGCGGCGACGATCTCGCCGACGATGGCGCCCACCGAGCGGGACTGGCCCCGCAGCTTCTCCATCTCGCGCGGCGGCAGCGGCAGCTCCGGCACCCGCCGCACCGACCACCACACCGTACTGATGGACAGCACCGCCCCCAGGTAGAACGCCATCGAGGTGGTCTGCGGGATGTGGTTGCCGGCCACGGCATCGCGGCTCATGCCCAGCGCCACCAGCAGCGAGGGCGTGAGATACGCCAAGGTCTGCGCCAGCCCGGTGAAGGCGCTCTGGATCAGAAAGCCCGAGACATGCTGGGATTCGTCCAGCCGGTCGCTGACATAGGCCCGGTAAGGCTCCATGGTCACGTTGTTGGCCGCGTCCAGGATCCACAGCAGGCCGGCGGCGAACCACAGCGCCGGGCTCATCGGCATCAGCAGCAGCCCCAGGCTGCACAGCACGGCGCCGATGAGGAAGTACGGCGTGCGCCGGCCCCAGCGGGTCACCGTGCGGTCGCTGATGGCGCCCACCAGCGGCTGCACCAGCAGGCCGGTGACCGGCCCGGCCAGCCACAGCAGCGGCAGCGTGGCTTCATCGGCCCCCAGGTACTTGTAGATGGGGCTCATGTTGCTCTGTTGCAGACCGAAGCTGAACTGGATGCCGAGGAAGCCGACATTCATGTTCACGATCTGCCCCAGGGTCAGGCGGGGCTTGTGGCCGGTCATCACTGCTCCAGGAACGCCCGCCACGGGGCGTAGAAACTCAGGTTGGCGGGCGCCGGGCCGCGCTCGCCGCACATGGCGCCGGCCATGCCGTTGGCCAGCTCCAGCGCCTGCGCCCAGGACCGGCCCCGCAGCAGCGAGGCCACCAGCATGGCGCTGAACGCGTCCCCGGCGCCGACGGTGTCCACGCGCCGGAGCAGCGGCTGCGCCGGGCCGCTGACGGGCAGCGAATCGCCATTGAAGCCCACATATCCCTGCTCGCCCAGCGTCACCACGAGCCGGCGCAGGCCGAATCGACGCATCAGCGCATGGGCACAGCGCGTGGTCTCCGGGGAGGCAGACCTGGACGGCGCCGGCAGCTCGAACCAATCAGCCAGGCGCTGCAGCTCCTCGTCGTTGACCTTCACCCAGTCCGCCGCGGCCAGGCAGGCCTCGGCGAGCTCCCGCCTGTCGCTGCCGGCGCGCAGGTTGAGGTCGAGATACCGCACGCCACCGGTCGCCGAGAACGCGGCCAGCACCCGCTCGAGCGTGGCC
This genomic window contains:
- the gtfA gene encoding sucrose phosphorylase encodes the protein MKNQVQLITYVDRLGGGGLQALRDLLTAGDGHPLRDAFGGVHLLPFFYPIDGADAGFDPIDHTQVDPRLGDWSDLADLGSRIEVMADVIVNHMSSQSPQFLDYLARGEDSAHAGLFLTLDAVFPAGANEALLTQVYRPRPGLPLTVLPLADGSKRVFWTTFTPQQIDINVEHPLGEAYLDTILQRFAEAGIRSIRLDAAGYAIKRAGQSCFMMPETFDFIAGFSARARQRGIEVLVEIHSYYRRQIEIARQVDWVYDFALPPLVLHAFAFRTAEPLKHWAEIRPANALTVLDTHDGIGIIDIGADAADRTGSPGLVPPQELDALVEWVHNNSQGESRQATGAAASNLDLYQVNCTFFDALGGHERNYLLARAVQFFMPGIPQVYYVGLLAGRNDMALLRQTGVGRDINRHRYSREEIEARLQDGVVRQLLDLIRLRNTHPAFSGEFHVGESDGRCLRLFWTLGAHRAELFVDFGAPDLHELRYTREGESEAVMRFA
- a CDS encoding MFS transporter — translated: MTGHKPRLTLGQIVNMNVGFLGIQFSFGLQQSNMSPIYKYLGADEATLPLLWLAGPVTGLLVQPLVGAISDRTVTRWGRRTPYFLIGAVLCSLGLLLMPMSPALWFAAGLLWILDAANNVTMEPYRAYVSDRLDESQHVSGFLIQSAFTGLAQTLAYLTPSLLVALGMSRDAVAGNHIPQTTSMAFYLGAVLSISTVWWSVRRVPELPLPPREMEKLRGQSRSVGAIVGEIVAAVREMPETMRRLWWMKLFQWYAMMCYWIYIVPCLSRSLFGTADATSAGFREAGLLNGQIGGFYNFVAFIAALAMLPVTRRLGARRVHAVSLVAAGVAMWCIPMVRDRAWLFLPMLGIGVAWASIMGNPYVMLAGCIPPERAGVYMGIFNMFIVLPMLIQMLTLPLIYDRFLHGDPGNVLRLAGVLMLLAAIATLRVPGRAPAGSPSIVRASE
- a CDS encoding PfkB family carbohydrate kinase, yielding MDDLTSLAARPLLVLGEALVDEFADGPVAGGAPLNVARSLRALGLETHFATRLNPDDAAGEMLLASMRRFGLSLAGVQADTVHASGRVSVHESGHGGHRFQIHRNVAWDHLEAPPILEWLGERNPGLVYAGSLARRHPESRATLERVLAAFSATGGVRYLDLNLRAGSDRRELAEACLAAADWVKVNDEELQRLADWFELPAPSRSASPETTRCAHALMRRFGLRRLVVTLGEQGYVGFNGDSLPVSGPAQPLLRRVDTVGAGDAFSAMLVASLLRGRSWAQALELANGMAGAMCGERGPAPANLSFYAPWRAFLEQ